From the Amycolatopsis thermoflava N1165 genome, one window contains:
- the aceB gene encoding malate synthase A: protein MSHRFTSQIEVAGPAGERYDEILTPAALAFIARLDNEFAGRRRELLDERRLRREKLASGEEVLDFRPETRWIRNDDSWQVAPAAPGLEDRRVEITGPTDRKMTVNALNSGAKVWLADFEDATSPTWSNIVGGQLNLFDAIRRDIDFTTESGKRYTICDNPATIVVRPRGWHLVEKHLRIDGRPVSASLVDFGLYLFHNARQLLARGSGPYFYLPKLENHLEARLWNDVFRLAQQELGIPQGTIRATVLIETITAAFEMDEILFELREHAAGLNAGRWDYIFSIIKNFGDAGADFVLPDRAEVTMTAPFMRAYTELLVRTCHKRGAHAIGGMAAFIPSKDPEANALAFEKVRQDKEREARDGFDGSWVAHPGLVPVCREVFDDVLGGWPNQLGRTREDVSVTAEDLLNVASAGGEVTEKGVRANINVALRYVDSWLRGTGAAAIFGLMEDAATAEIARAQVWQWIRNGTKLDDGTAVTDSLVRTMLDEELASIRADLGPEAKLDDAREIFVETALGEKLPNFLTTGAYARYLTDLV from the coding sequence ATGTCCCACAGGTTCACCTCGCAGATCGAGGTCGCCGGCCCGGCCGGCGAGCGGTACGACGAGATCCTCACCCCGGCGGCGCTGGCCTTCATCGCGCGGCTGGACAACGAGTTCGCCGGTCGGCGGCGCGAGCTGCTCGACGAGCGGCGGCTGCGGCGGGAGAAGCTCGCCAGCGGTGAGGAGGTGCTCGACTTCCGGCCGGAGACCCGCTGGATCCGCAACGACGACTCCTGGCAGGTGGCGCCCGCGGCGCCCGGCCTCGAGGACCGGCGCGTGGAGATCACCGGCCCGACCGACCGCAAGATGACCGTGAACGCGCTGAACTCCGGCGCGAAGGTGTGGCTGGCCGACTTCGAGGACGCGACCTCGCCGACCTGGTCGAACATCGTCGGCGGGCAGCTGAACCTGTTCGACGCCATCCGGCGCGACATCGACTTCACCACCGAATCGGGCAAGCGCTACACGATCTGCGACAACCCCGCGACGATCGTCGTTCGCCCGCGTGGGTGGCACCTGGTCGAGAAGCACCTGCGCATCGACGGGCGGCCGGTTTCGGCGAGCCTGGTGGACTTCGGGCTGTACCTGTTCCACAACGCGCGCCAGCTGCTGGCGCGGGGCAGCGGGCCGTACTTCTACCTGCCGAAGCTGGAGAACCACCTCGAGGCGCGGTTGTGGAACGACGTGTTCCGCCTCGCGCAGCAGGAGCTGGGCATCCCGCAGGGGACCATCCGGGCGACCGTCCTGATCGAGACGATCACCGCGGCGTTCGAGATGGACGAGATCCTGTTCGAGCTGCGTGAGCACGCGGCAGGCCTGAACGCGGGCCGGTGGGACTACATCTTCTCGATCATCAAGAACTTCGGTGACGCGGGTGCGGACTTCGTGCTGCCCGACCGCGCCGAGGTCACGATGACCGCGCCGTTCATGCGGGCCTACACCGAGCTGCTGGTCCGGACCTGCCACAAGCGCGGCGCCCACGCGATCGGCGGCATGGCGGCGTTCATCCCGAGCAAGGACCCGGAGGCGAACGCGCTGGCGTTCGAGAAGGTCCGCCAGGACAAGGAACGCGAGGCGCGCGACGGCTTCGATGGCTCGTGGGTCGCGCACCCCGGCCTGGTCCCGGTCTGCCGCGAGGTCTTCGACGACGTGCTGGGCGGGTGGCCGAACCAGCTCGGCCGGACCCGCGAGGACGTTTCGGTGACCGCCGAGGATCTGCTGAACGTGGCCAGCGCCGGCGGCGAAGTCACCGAAAAGGGTGTGCGGGCCAACATCAACGTCGCTCTGCGCTATGTGGACTCGTGGCTGCGAGGGACCGGCGCCGCCGCGATCTTCGGCCTGATGGAGGACGCGGCGACCGCGGAGATCGCCAGGGCGCAGGTGTGGCAGTGGATCCGCAACGGCACGAAGCTCGACGACGGCACGGCGGTGACGGATTCGCTGGTCCGGACCATGCTGGACGAGGAGCTCGCGTCGATCCGGGCCGACCTGGGCCCGGAGGCCAAACTGGACGATGCGCGTGAGATCTTCGTCGAGACGGCGCTCGGCGAGAAGCTGCCGAACTTCCTGACCACCGGCGCGTACGCGCGCTACCTGACGGATCTGGTCTAG
- a CDS encoding acyltransferase, which translates to MTSMWGSPVLSRVQAWRRARRDPRQAKFLTADSLRWVLRNRAYTPWYLVRYWRLLKFRLANPHIILRGMVFLGKDVEIHCRPGYGRLEIGRWVHIGDGNAIRCHEGSLRIGDKAVFGRQNVVNCYLDIELGAATLVADWVYICDFDHVTTDINLPIKDQGIVKTPVRIGPDTWIGTKVSVLRGTRVGRGCVLGAHAVVRGDIPDYGIAVGSPARVVRDRRADYEADAERREAIADMARKANKALQKTLEDRV; encoded by the coding sequence ATGACATCGATGTGGGGATCGCCGGTGCTGTCCCGGGTGCAGGCCTGGCGCCGCGCCCGGCGCGACCCTCGTCAGGCGAAGTTCCTGACCGCCGACTCGCTGCGCTGGGTCCTGCGCAACCGCGCCTACACCCCCTGGTACCTGGTGCGGTACTGGCGCCTGCTCAAGTTCCGGCTGGCGAACCCGCACATCATCCTGCGCGGCATGGTCTTCCTCGGCAAGGACGTGGAGATCCACTGCCGCCCCGGTTACGGCCGCCTGGAGATCGGGCGCTGGGTCCACATCGGCGACGGCAACGCGATCCGCTGCCACGAGGGTTCGCTGCGCATCGGCGACAAGGCGGTCTTCGGGCGCCAGAACGTCGTCAACTGCTACCTCGACATCGAGCTCGGCGCGGCGACCCTGGTGGCCGACTGGGTCTACATCTGTGACTTCGACCACGTCACCACCGACATCAACCTGCCGATCAAGGACCAGGGGATCGTGAAGACCCCGGTGCGCATCGGGCCGGACACCTGGATCGGCACGAAGGTCTCGGTGCTGCGCGGCACCCGCGTCGGCCGCGGTTGCGTCCTCGGCGCGCACGCCGTGGTGCGCGGCGACATCCCGGACTACGGCATCGCGGTGGGCTCCCCGGCGCGCGTGGTGCGCGACCGCCGCGCCGACTACGAAGCCGACGCCGAACGCCGCGAGGCCATCGCCGACATGGCCCGCAAGGCGAACAAGGCGCTGCAGAAGACCCTGGAAGACAGGGTTTAG
- the aceA gene encoding isocitrate lyase has protein sequence MAEQPNELQQEAAKLEQQWASDPRWKGVKRSYSAADVVKLRGSVVEEHTLARRGAEKLWNLLHTEDYVHALGALTGNQAVQQVRAGLKAIYLSGWQVAADANLAGQTYPDQSLYPANSVPAVVRRINNALGRADQINWAEGNNDIDWYAPIVADAEAGFGGPLNAFELMKGMIAAGAAGVHWEDQLASEKKCGHLGGKVLIPTKQHERTLNAARLAADVLNVPTLVVARTDAQAATLITSDVDERDRKYITGERTSEGFYKVRNGIEPCIDRGLAYAEYADLLWMETSTPDLEVARQYAEAIKAKYPDQMLAYNCSPSFNWKKHLDDATIAKFQRELGHMGYKFQFITLAGFHALNYSMFDLAHGYAREGMTAYVDLQEREFASEERGYTATKHQREVGTGWFDLVSTALNPESSTTALTGSTEEAQF, from the coding sequence ATGGCAGAGCAGCCCAACGAGTTGCAGCAGGAAGCCGCGAAGCTCGAGCAGCAGTGGGCGTCGGACCCCCGGTGGAAGGGTGTCAAGCGCTCCTACAGCGCGGCCGACGTGGTGAAGCTGCGGGGCAGCGTCGTCGAGGAGCACACGCTGGCCCGTCGCGGCGCCGAGAAGCTCTGGAACCTGCTGCACACCGAGGACTACGTCCACGCCCTCGGCGCGCTGACCGGCAACCAGGCCGTCCAGCAGGTGCGCGCCGGCCTGAAGGCCATCTACCTGTCCGGCTGGCAGGTCGCGGCCGACGCGAACCTCGCGGGCCAGACCTACCCGGACCAGAGCCTGTACCCGGCCAACTCGGTCCCGGCCGTCGTCCGCCGCATCAACAACGCGCTGGGCCGCGCCGACCAGATCAACTGGGCCGAGGGCAACAACGACATCGACTGGTACGCGCCGATCGTCGCCGACGCCGAGGCCGGCTTCGGTGGCCCGCTGAACGCGTTCGAGCTGATGAAGGGCATGATCGCCGCCGGCGCCGCGGGTGTGCACTGGGAGGACCAGCTCGCGTCCGAGAAGAAGTGCGGCCACCTCGGCGGCAAGGTGCTGATCCCGACCAAGCAGCACGAGCGCACCCTGAACGCGGCCCGCCTCGCGGCCGACGTGCTGAACGTGCCGACCCTGGTCGTCGCCCGCACCGACGCGCAGGCCGCGACGCTGATCACCAGCGACGTGGACGAGCGCGACCGGAAGTACATCACCGGCGAGCGCACCTCCGAGGGCTTCTACAAGGTCCGCAACGGCATCGAGCCCTGCATCGACCGCGGCCTGGCCTACGCCGAGTACGCCGACCTGCTGTGGATGGAGACCTCCACGCCGGACCTGGAGGTCGCCCGCCAGTACGCCGAGGCGATCAAGGCCAAGTACCCGGACCAGATGCTGGCCTACAACTGCTCGCCGTCGTTCAACTGGAAGAAGCACCTGGACGACGCGACCATCGCGAAGTTCCAGCGCGAGCTGGGCCACATGGGCTACAAGTTCCAGTTCATCACGCTGGCCGGCTTCCACGCGCTGAACTACTCGATGTTCGACCTGGCGCACGGCTACGCCCGCGAGGGCATGACCGCCTACGTCGACCTGCAGGAGCGCGAGTTCGCTTCGGAGGAGCGGGGCTACACCGCCACGAAGCACCAGCGCGAGGTCGGCACCGGCTGGTTCGACCTGGTCAGCACCGCGCTGAACCCGGAGAGCTCGACCACCGCGCTCACCGGTTCCACCGAAGAAGCCCAGTTCTAG
- a CDS encoding NADPH-dependent FMN reductase has translation MTTLFRILAVSGSTRAGSTNSAMLATAQAIAPEGAVVEVYDGLRSLPHFDPDDDRDPLPDAVADLRGQLKEADAVLFCTPEYAGALPGSFKNLLDWAVGSDAMGGKPVAWINVSSSITGAVGAHESLRTVLGYLGTRIVEEACVHIPVPREAIGADGLIGDEAIRDRVRAALTALATR, from the coding sequence ATGACGACGCTCTTCCGGATCCTGGCCGTCAGCGGGAGCACGCGGGCGGGCTCGACCAACTCGGCGATGCTCGCCACCGCGCAGGCGATCGCGCCGGAGGGCGCGGTCGTCGAGGTCTACGACGGGCTCCGGTCGTTGCCGCACTTCGATCCGGACGACGACCGGGACCCGCTCCCGGACGCCGTCGCCGACCTACGGGGACAGCTCAAGGAAGCGGACGCGGTGCTGTTCTGCACGCCGGAGTACGCCGGCGCGCTGCCCGGGTCGTTCAAGAACCTGCTCGACTGGGCGGTCGGTTCGGACGCGATGGGCGGCAAGCCGGTGGCGTGGATCAACGTGTCGTCGTCGATCACCGGCGCCGTCGGGGCGCACGAGTCGCTGCGGACCGTGCTGGGCTACCTGGGCACGCGGATCGTCGAGGAGGCCTGCGTGCACATCCCGGTGCCGCGCGAGGCGATCGGCGCGGACGGTCTGATCGGCGACGAAGCCATCCGCGATCGGGTGCGTGCGGCGCTGACCGCGCTGGCAACGCGCTAA
- a CDS encoding nucleoside hydrolase, with amino-acid sequence MPTPLIIDTDPGVDDAFAIALAALSEDVELLGVTTVFGNVPLEATTLNARRVLALCGRADVPVAAGAARPLVHAQLQRASHVHGSDGLSGRSAALPEPARVLEPGGAVSLLVSLLEAAAEPVTIAPIGPLTNIALLLAAHPEVREKIARIVVMGGGLAGGNTTGAAEFNIWSDPEAARRVLVEEPVPCVLVPMDLTYRCAVDSTWLGKLAASGPIGTALEALTPDYLAHYRKALGWDGIVLHDAVAVAEAIRPGILKTESYPIEVECSLGPARGATLVDRRRQALRADAEGDVAPGRVEVAVDTDLEGLRGFILERLTQA; translated from the coding sequence ATGCCGACTCCGTTGATCATCGATACCGACCCGGGCGTGGACGACGCGTTCGCGATCGCGCTGGCCGCGCTGAGCGAGGACGTCGAACTGCTGGGGGTCACCACGGTTTTCGGCAACGTCCCGCTCGAAGCGACCACCCTCAACGCGCGCCGGGTGCTGGCGCTGTGCGGGCGCGCGGACGTGCCGGTCGCGGCCGGCGCCGCGCGGCCGCTGGTGCACGCCCAGCTGCAGCGGGCCAGCCACGTGCACGGCTCGGACGGGCTGTCCGGGCGGTCGGCCGCGCTGCCCGAGCCGGCCCGGGTGCTGGAGCCGGGCGGCGCGGTGAGCCTGCTGGTTTCGCTGCTGGAGGCGGCCGCGGAGCCGGTCACGATCGCGCCGATCGGCCCGCTCACGAACATCGCGCTGCTGCTCGCGGCGCACCCCGAGGTGCGGGAGAAGATCGCGCGCATCGTCGTCATGGGCGGCGGGCTGGCCGGCGGCAACACCACCGGCGCGGCGGAGTTCAACATCTGGAGCGACCCGGAGGCGGCGCGGCGGGTGCTGGTCGAGGAGCCGGTGCCGTGCGTGCTCGTGCCGATGGACCTGACCTACCGGTGCGCGGTGGACAGCACGTGGCTCGGCAAGCTGGCCGCGTCCGGGCCCATCGGCACCGCGCTGGAAGCGTTGACGCCGGACTACCTGGCGCACTACCGCAAGGCGCTCGGGTGGGACGGGATCGTGCTGCACGACGCGGTCGCGGTGGCGGAGGCGATCCGGCCGGGGATTCTGAAGACGGAGAGCTATCCGATCGAGGTGGAGTGCTCACTGGGCCCCGCCCGCGGCGCGACGCTGGTCGACCGGCGGCGGCAGGCGCTGCGCGCGGACGCGGAAGGCGACGTCGCGCCGGGGCGCGTCGAGGTGGCCGTGGACACCGACCTGGAAGGCCTGCGGGGCTTCATCCTGGAGCGGCTGACACAGGCCTGA
- a CDS encoding helix-turn-helix transcriptional regulator, whose amino-acid sequence MTRPIARVLALLEILQSGGTRTVAELAGRLDVDERTVRRYVDHLRDLDVPVRTVRGRHGGYRLSPGYRMPPLMLTDEEALAVLLGLVAGRRAGLITTSVAAAESAAAKIRRVLPGAVGRRLDALLEIAGFTAPPRPALTAEAGVLLTVAEAARDRRPVEIAYTAGHGGASERVVHPYGVVAHSGRWYLSGFDSASGQVRTFRIDRIGTVEMGAGTFDVPAGFDPAERVLSALAETPYEHEVSVRIRSTPERIRSVFPPSVASLETIPDGDPWVRARIRAQRLDWIPPLLAALDQPFVVEQPGALRDLVRALADRLARHAEAGPDD is encoded by the coding sequence GTGACCCGGCCGATCGCCCGTGTGCTGGCCCTGCTGGAGATCCTCCAGAGCGGCGGGACCCGGACCGTCGCCGAGCTCGCCGGTCGGCTCGACGTCGACGAGCGCACCGTGCGCCGATACGTCGATCACCTCCGCGACCTCGACGTCCCGGTCCGCACGGTGCGCGGACGGCACGGCGGGTACCGGCTGTCGCCCGGCTACCGGATGCCCCCGCTCATGCTCACCGACGAGGAAGCGCTCGCCGTTCTGCTCGGTCTGGTCGCGGGGCGGCGAGCCGGCCTGATCACCACGTCGGTCGCGGCCGCGGAGAGCGCGGCCGCGAAGATCCGCCGGGTGCTGCCCGGAGCCGTCGGGCGGCGGCTCGACGCGCTGCTGGAGATCGCCGGTTTCACCGCGCCGCCGCGACCGGCGCTGACGGCGGAGGCCGGGGTGCTGCTCACCGTGGCGGAGGCGGCGCGGGATCGCCGGCCGGTCGAAATCGCTTACACCGCGGGCCACGGCGGCGCCAGCGAACGCGTCGTCCACCCGTACGGGGTGGTGGCGCACTCCGGGCGGTGGTACCTGAGCGGCTTCGACTCGGCCAGCGGGCAGGTGCGCACGTTCCGGATCGACCGGATCGGAACCGTCGAAATGGGCGCGGGAACGTTCGACGTGCCGGCGGGTTTCGATCCTGCGGAACGGGTGCTCAGCGCCCTCGCCGAGACGCCGTACGAGCACGAGGTGTCCGTGCGGATCCGGTCGACGCCCGAACGGATCCGCTCCGTCTTCCCGCCGTCCGTCGCGTCGCTGGAGACGATCCCCGACGGTGATCCCTGGGTGCGCGCACGGATCCGGGCGCAGCGACTCGACTGGATACCGCCCCTGCTCGCGGCGCTCGACCAGCCGTTCGTCGTCGAGCAGCCCGGCGCCCTTCGCGATCTCGTCAGAGCACTGGCGGATCGGCTGGCCCGCCACGCCGAAGCGGGACCGGACGACTGA
- a CDS encoding S1 family peptidase, with translation MIPAVRRFTRSIVVLASLVAACVCVPAAHAEPGIVGGKPANIAEYPFTVALTDATGLQFCGGTLVAADKVLTAAHCAQGESPPSLRVVSGRTQLSGRDGTVSTVSHVWVHPQFKDATQGYDVALLTLTQPLTAQPLPLATKDDPGYQAGTEATILGWGNTEPMGDSSDVLLKATVPVTSDDYCTKAYPQQYSPEAMVCAGYPEGGVDTCQGDSGGPLVAAGRVVGVVSWGEGCAEPGKPGVYARVGSYHDELQAQLTPAEVLP, from the coding sequence ATGATCCCTGCAGTCCGCCGTTTCACCCGTTCGATCGTGGTTCTCGCGAGTTTGGTCGCCGCGTGTGTGTGCGTGCCGGCCGCGCACGCGGAGCCCGGCATCGTCGGTGGCAAGCCCGCGAACATCGCGGAGTACCCGTTCACCGTGGCGCTGACCGATGCCACCGGCCTCCAGTTCTGCGGCGGGACGCTGGTCGCGGCGGACAAAGTGCTGACAGCGGCGCACTGCGCGCAGGGCGAGAGCCCGCCGTCGCTGCGAGTCGTCAGTGGACGGACGCAGCTGAGCGGCCGGGACGGGACGGTGTCCACTGTGTCCCACGTGTGGGTGCATCCCCAGTTCAAAGACGCCACGCAGGGCTACGACGTGGCGCTGCTGACCCTGACACAGCCGTTGACCGCGCAGCCGTTGCCACTGGCGACGAAGGACGACCCCGGCTACCAGGCCGGCACCGAGGCGACGATCCTGGGCTGGGGCAACACCGAGCCGATGGGCGATTCGTCGGACGTCCTGCTGAAGGCGACGGTGCCCGTCACGAGTGACGACTACTGCACGAAGGCGTACCCCCAGCAGTACAGCCCCGAGGCGATGGTCTGTGCCGGCTACCCGGAGGGCGGGGTGGACACCTGCCAGGGCGACTCGGGAGGCCCACTGGTGGCCGCCGGACGGGTCGTGGGAGTCGTCTCCTGGGGCGAAGGCTGTGCCGAGCCAGGAAAGCCCGGAGTCTACGCCCGGGTCGGCTCCTACCACGACGAGCTGCAAGCCCAGCTGACCCCGGCGGAAGTACTGCCCTGA
- a CDS encoding VOC family protein, with product MQLVSVRVITSDVARLAEFYEQVTGLRARWLADQFAEFAGSSCTLAIGGAETMSLFSPGAAVPASNRTAILEFLVEDVDRAYERLTSLAVVPEIVQKPTTMPWGNRSLLFRDPDGNLVNFFAPLTEEARARLAR from the coding sequence GTGCAGCTCGTCTCCGTCCGTGTCATCACCAGCGACGTCGCACGCCTTGCCGAGTTCTACGAGCAGGTGACCGGCCTGCGGGCGCGATGGCTCGCCGATCAGTTCGCCGAGTTCGCCGGTTCCTCGTGCACGCTCGCGATCGGCGGCGCCGAGACGATGTCGCTGTTCAGCCCCGGGGCGGCCGTGCCCGCGTCGAACCGGACCGCGATCCTCGAGTTCCTCGTCGAGGACGTGGACCGGGCGTACGAACGGCTGACGTCGCTGGCGGTCGTCCCCGAGATCGTGCAGAAGCCGACGACCATGCCGTGGGGCAACCGCTCGCTGCTGTTCCGCGACCCCGACGGCAACCTGGTCAACTTCTTCGCGCCGCTCACCGAAGAGGCCAGGGCGAGGCTCGCCCGCTGA
- a CDS encoding short-chain fatty acyl-CoA regulator family protein — protein sequence MEKTFAGAKLRHLRESRSMSQADLARLLEISPSYLNQIEHNSRPLTVPVLLRITEAFGVDTEFFANNDTSRLVADVREALLDEALGVEATTSELNELATNLPTIAQALVRLHRSYRAAVESTAALVTENGMGPHGSAAAPLPHEEVRDFFYERENYVAELDERAERMAEDIGLRRGGVHKTLQDRLADHYGVQVTSEGIDEAAGEQHRYSPDSRILRLAPSLRVGQRAFRMASQIALLEYDDLITELADSWAFSGPAARSLARVGLANYFAGALILPYGAFLSMAETFRYDIERLCDHFGVGFETVCHRLSTLQRPKRRGVPFSFVRVDRAGNMSKRQSAAGFHFSRVGGSCPLWNVYEAFSSPGKILTQIATLPDGKSYFWIARTVSRNIGGYGSPGKMFSVGLGCELRHAGRLVYSTGLDLDAKAAATPIGMGCKVCERPACPQRAFPTIGKQLTVDENTSTFVPYPAVPKG from the coding sequence GTGGAGAAGACTTTCGCCGGCGCGAAGCTGCGCCACCTACGCGAGAGCCGGTCGATGAGCCAGGCGGACCTGGCCAGGTTGCTGGAGATCAGCCCCAGCTACCTGAACCAGATCGAGCACAACTCGCGTCCCTTGACCGTTCCAGTGCTGCTGCGCATCACCGAGGCGTTCGGGGTCGACACCGAGTTCTTCGCCAACAACGACACCAGCCGCCTGGTCGCCGACGTGCGCGAAGCGCTGCTCGACGAGGCGCTCGGTGTCGAGGCCACGACCAGCGAGCTCAACGAGCTGGCCACCAACCTGCCGACGATCGCGCAGGCACTGGTGCGGCTGCACCGCAGCTACCGGGCGGCGGTGGAGAGCACGGCCGCGCTGGTCACCGAGAACGGCATGGGCCCGCACGGCAGCGCCGCCGCGCCCCTGCCCCACGAGGAGGTCCGCGACTTCTTCTACGAGCGCGAGAACTACGTCGCCGAGCTGGACGAACGCGCCGAGCGGATGGCCGAGGACATCGGCCTGCGCCGCGGCGGCGTTCACAAGACTTTGCAGGACCGGCTCGCCGACCACTACGGCGTGCAGGTGACCAGCGAGGGCATCGACGAGGCCGCGGGCGAGCAGCACCGCTACTCCCCCGACTCGAGGATCCTGCGGCTCGCGCCGAGCCTGCGGGTGGGCCAGCGGGCGTTCCGGATGGCTTCGCAGATCGCGTTGCTGGAGTACGACGACCTGATCACCGAGCTGGCGGATTCGTGGGCGTTCTCCGGCCCGGCGGCCCGGTCACTGGCGCGGGTCGGCCTTGCCAACTACTTCGCAGGCGCGCTGATCCTGCCCTACGGCGCGTTCCTGTCCATGGCGGAGACCTTCCGCTACGACATCGAGCGGTTGTGCGACCACTTCGGCGTCGGGTTCGAGACGGTGTGCCACCGGCTGTCCACCCTGCAGCGGCCCAAGCGGCGCGGCGTGCCGTTCTCGTTCGTGCGGGTGGACCGCGCGGGCAACATGTCGAAGCGGCAGTCCGCGGCGGGCTTCCATTTCTCCCGCGTCGGCGGGTCGTGCCCGCTGTGGAACGTCTACGAGGCGTTCAGCTCGCCGGGCAAGATCCTCACCCAGATCGCGACGCTGCCGGACGGCAAGAGCTACTTCTGGATCGCGCGGACGGTCTCGCGCAACATCGGGGGCTACGGCAGCCCAGGCAAGATGTTCAGCGTCGGCCTCGGCTGCGAACTCCGGCACGCCGGGCGGCTCGTCTACTCGACCGGTCTGGACCTGGACGCCAAGGCGGCCGCCACGCCGATCGGCATGGGCTGCAAGGTGTGCGAACGACCGGCCTGCCCGCAGCGCGCGTTCCCGACGATCGGCAAGCAGCTCACGGTCGACGAGAACACCAGCACCTTCGTCCCGTACCCGGCGGTGCCCAAGGGATAG